A stretch of the Gossypium hirsutum isolate 1008001.06 chromosome D07, Gossypium_hirsutum_v2.1, whole genome shotgun sequence genome encodes the following:
- the LOC107954436 gene encoding homeobox-leucine zipper protein ATHB-12, translating into MMFDGGDNYTQEMMSVTGISTTKTKNNNKRRFSDEQIKSLELMFESETRLEPGKKLEVAKELGLHPRQVAIWFQNKRARWKSKQLEQDYSILQANYNILASKLESLKKEKQGLVIQLQKLNHLLKKPEEEGQCCEQVTSMNSIDGESDQGEGVKSDSEGHLSLSMERSEHALGGVSDDDSGTKIDCFGLEEKLNFISMAEPADGSLTSSEEWQSFDSDALFDRYSSVYEWWDFRS; encoded by the exons ATGATGTTTGATGGGGGAGATAATTATACTCAGGAGATGATGTCGGTGACTGgaatttcaacaaccaaaacgAAGAACAATAACAAGAGGAGGTTCAGCGATGAACAAATCAAATCGTTGGAATTGATGTTCGAGTCCGAAACCAGGCTTGAGCCTGGGAAGAAGTTGGAGGTGGCTAAAGAGTTGGGGTTGCACCCAAGGCAGGTTGCAATCTGGTTCCAGAACAAGAGGGCTCGGTGGAAATCGAAGCAGCTTGAACAAGATTACAGCATCCTACAAGCCAATTATAACATTCTAGCTTCCAAGCTCGAAAgtttaaagaaagaaaagcaGGGCTTGGTGATTCAG CTGCAGAAGCTGAACCATTTGCTTAAGAAGCCAGAAGAGGAAGGCCAGTGTTGCGAACAAGTGACATCAATGAACAGCATTGACGGAGAGTCAGATCAGGGGGAGGGTGTCAAGTCTGATTCTGAAGGGCACCTCAGTTTATCAATGGAAAGATCGGAACACGCACTTGGAGGGGTCTCGGATGATGATAGTGGCACAAAGATAGACTGTTTTGGACTGGAAGAAAAGCTTAACTTTATAAGCATGGCGGAACCAGCTGATGGTTCTTTGACATCTTCAGAAGAGTGGCAGAGCTTTGACTCTGATGCTCTCTTTGATCGGTACAGTAGTGTTTATGAGTGGTGGGACTTTCGGTCTTGa